In Rhinolophus ferrumequinum isolate MPI-CBG mRhiFer1 chromosome 7, mRhiFer1_v1.p, whole genome shotgun sequence, the following proteins share a genomic window:
- the LYSMD3 gene encoding lysM and putative peptidoglycan-binding domain-containing protein 3 codes for MAGRHQNRSFPLPGVHSSGQVHAFGNCMESDVLEEDAEVYELRSRGKEKIRRSTSRDRLDDIIVLTKDIQEGDTLNAIALQYCCTVADIKRVNNLICDQDFFALRSIKIPVKKFSSLTETLYPPKGRQASHPSSVQYVPEQQEILPSNDSLSSSESAGSFLKEVDRDIEQIVKCTDTKRENLNEVVSALTAQQVRFEPENKNIQRKDPYYGADWGIGWWTAVVIMLIVGIITPVFYLLYYEILAKVDVSHHSTVDSSHLHSGVTPPSQQREMDNGIAPTKGMPFGQQDDHKLYSRDSQSPAAQHKT; via the exons ATGGCAGGGAGGCATCAGAATCGTAGCTTTCCTCTTCCAGGAGTTCATTCAAGTGGTCAAGTACATGCATTTGGAAATTGTATGGAGAGTGATGTGTTGGAGGAGGATGCTGAAGTGTATGAGCTTCGatccagaggaaaagagaaaatccgAAGAAGTACATCAAGAGATAGACTCGATGACATTATAGTATTAACAAAAGATATACAGGAAGGAGACACTTTAAATGCCATAGCCCTTCAATACTGTTGTACG gtagCAGATATCAAGAGGGTTAACAATCTCATCTGCGATCAAGACTTTTTTGCCCTTAGGtctatcaaaataccagtaaAAAAGTTTAGTTCATTGACTGAAACACTTTATCCTCCAAAAGGAAGACAGGCTTCACATCCATCATCTGTTCAATACGTTCCAGAACAGCAGGAAATTCTGCCATCTAATGATTCTCTTTCTTCCAGTGAGTCAGCTGGtagctttttaaaagaagtgGACCGAGACATAGAACAAATAGTAAAATGTACAGACACCAAAAGAGAGAACCTTAACGAGGTGGTGTCTGCCTTAACAGCACAACAAGTACGTTTTGAACCTGAGAACAAAAACATTCAACGTAAGGATCCTTATTATGGAGCAGACTGGGGAATAGGGTGGTGGACAGCTGTAGTGATAATGTTGATAGTAGGCATAATAACGCCAGTATTTTACTTGCTGTATTACGAAATTTTAGCTAAAGTGGATGTTAGTCACCATTCAACAGTGGATTCTTCACATCTGCATTCAGGAGTCACACCCCCATCACAGCAGAGAGAAATGGACAATGGAATTGCTCCAACTAAAGGAATGCCCTTTGGTCAACAAGATGATCATAAACTATATAGTCGTGATTCTCAGTCACCTGCTGCTCAACACAAAACATAG